One Bradyrhizobium sp. ISRA464 genomic window carries:
- a CDS encoding MBL fold metallo-hydrolase, with product MLRLLAVLMLFGAFAARAEAEEAPRSECLAMANAPPRATPVSLRRTAAKADEVAITYAGHSTYYIDTPGGIRIATDYSGAYQTGRLPDIVTMNRAHSTHYTLFPDPRIPHVLHGWGENGQAAHYAERIGDVYIRNVTTDIRRYWGEGPGGEMIKDGNSIFIFEVAGLCIGHLGHLHVKLDDSQFAAIGRLDIVMVPIDGTYTMSLDGISEITRRLRASVVLPMHRFATPLDEFMHLIGKQFEIDRRGGERTLRISRDTLPATPTVIILDGV from the coding sequence ATGCTCAGACTGCTCGCGGTGCTCATGCTGTTCGGAGCCTTCGCCGCTCGCGCCGAAGCCGAGGAGGCCCCGCGCAGCGAATGCCTGGCGATGGCGAATGCGCCGCCGCGAGCGACGCCAGTCAGCCTCCGGCGCACGGCGGCAAAGGCCGACGAGGTCGCGATCACCTATGCCGGTCATTCTACCTATTACATCGACACGCCCGGCGGCATCCGCATCGCGACCGATTACAGCGGCGCCTATCAGACCGGACGGTTGCCCGACATCGTCACCATGAACCGCGCGCATTCGACGCATTACACGCTGTTCCCCGATCCCCGGATTCCCCACGTGCTGCATGGCTGGGGCGAGAACGGCCAGGCCGCGCACTACGCGGAACGGATCGGCGACGTCTACATCCGCAACGTCACCACCGACATCCGCCGCTACTGGGGCGAAGGTCCCGGCGGCGAGATGATCAAGGACGGCAACTCGATCTTCATCTTCGAGGTCGCTGGCCTGTGCATCGGCCATCTCGGTCACCTCCACGTCAAGCTCGACGACAGCCAGTTTGCGGCGATCGGCCGGCTCGACATCGTGATGGTGCCGATCGACGGCACCTATACGATGTCGCTCGACGGCATCTCCGAGATCACCAGGCGGCTGCGCGCCTCGGTGGTGCTGCCGATGCACCGCTTCGCGACCCCGCTCGACGAATTCATGCACTTGATCGGCAAGCAGTTCGAGATCGACCGCCGCGGCGGCGAGCGCACTTTGAGGATTTCAAGGGATACGCTGCCGGCCACGCCGACCGTGATCATCCTTGACGGGGTCTGA
- a CDS encoding GNAT family N-acetyltransferase: MDDGITIRPLREADAEAVVALYSKAAAVEPRLGPVTLPQWDQFLKLPQNRGGRDFRIAERNGQLIGLAESSLRDQGAQHSRFLKIVVAPEMRRRRIGFALFNDVLAIDAGADLTVQTLVSRDWPAGMAFVSAFGFVHVGSEIGMKCVEPLQPARTLAAARAAIERAGDVTACAAEVARIHNAAYASDAAFRLYSPEEMAQVLTESEVWVASEDGQMSGFCLTESEQNSMWIESVAVDPARQGRGLGQVLVYHVLTAHEVSVEHPCWLNVSSRNAAALKIYRRLGFRPQYETCRFSATRGELIASRDRRFH, translated from the coding sequence ATGGATGACGGCATCACCATCCGGCCGCTCCGAGAAGCTGATGCGGAAGCGGTGGTAGCACTCTACAGCAAGGCCGCGGCGGTGGAACCGCGGCTGGGCCCGGTCACGCTGCCGCAATGGGACCAATTCCTCAAGCTGCCGCAGAATCGCGGGGGGCGCGACTTTCGTATAGCCGAGCGGAACGGCCAGCTCATCGGCCTCGCCGAATCCTCCCTGCGCGATCAGGGCGCGCAGCATTCCCGGTTCCTCAAGATCGTCGTGGCGCCTGAAATGCGGCGCCGCCGGATCGGTTTCGCCCTGTTCAACGACGTGCTCGCGATTGATGCGGGCGCTGATCTCACGGTGCAGACGCTGGTGAGCCGCGATTGGCCGGCGGGAATGGCGTTCGTGTCTGCGTTCGGCTTCGTTCATGTCGGGTCCGAGATCGGGATGAAGTGCGTGGAACCGCTGCAGCCGGCCCGCACGCTTGCAGCCGCGCGCGCCGCCATCGAACGAGCCGGCGACGTGACAGCCTGCGCCGCCGAAGTCGCGCGCATCCACAATGCCGCCTACGCCTCGGACGCCGCGTTCCGCCTGTACTCGCCGGAGGAGATGGCGCAGGTGCTGACCGAGAGCGAAGTCTGGGTGGCATCTGAAGACGGACAGATGTCGGGTTTTTGCCTGACCGAATCTGAACAGAACTCGATGTGGATCGAGTCGGTGGCCGTCGACCCGGCGCGTCAGGGCCGCGGGCTTGGCCAGGTCCTGGTCTATCATGTGCTGACCGCCCACGAGGTCTCGGTCGAGCATCCTTGCTGGCTGAATGTCTCGAGCCGGAATGCCGCGGCGCTGAAGATCTATCGCCGCCTCGGCTTCCGGCCGCAGTACGAAACCTGCCGCTTCAGCGCCACGCGAGGCGAGCTGATCGCCTCACGCGACCGCCGGTTCCACTAA
- a CDS encoding permease, producing the protein MSSAAHLSWFARHEFRLAWREWLAMMTGGRRRRNRAVIGLLIVAAILHLPAYAVVGRFADLQFPLDPSSLIVLTATIFLSWALMLSQAIESVTRVFYARADLDLIMSSPAKLTNIFSVRIAAIGMSVTGMALLLSAPFVDVLAILGGAHWLAGFGVVAAIGLTAAAAAIAIAVLLFRLIGPSRTRLVAQIVSAIIGAGFVIALQIVAILSYGTLSRFAVLTSDTAARIAPGPNSLVWWPARAALGDLEVMMLLVAGALIMLGVVTAVFAPRFADTVTSVAANPAAVTRRRDRSFRVGSRQQALRRKEFLLLRRDPWLLSQSLMQMLYLVPPALMLWRSFSDSSTAIVLITPVVVMAAGQLAGGLAWLTISGEDAADLVATAPLPPSRVVRAKIEVVLIAIAVIFAPLVGALALVSPRQAAVTAIAVIVATGSAAAVQLWFRAQAKRSQFRRRQTSSRVATFAEAFCSIGWAATAALALTIPAAAVVSGILTVVTLAIAWKISPNRA; encoded by the coding sequence GTGAGCTCGGCCGCCCACCTCTCCTGGTTCGCCCGCCACGAATTCCGCCTCGCCTGGCGCGAATGGCTGGCGATGATGACCGGCGGCCGGCGCCGCCGCAACCGCGCGGTGATCGGGCTCCTGATCGTCGCCGCGATCCTGCACCTGCCGGCCTATGCGGTGGTCGGCCGCTTTGCCGACCTGCAGTTTCCGCTCGATCCCTCATCGCTGATCGTGCTGACCGCGACGATCTTCCTATCCTGGGCGCTGATGCTGTCGCAGGCGATCGAATCGGTGACGCGCGTGTTCTATGCCCGCGCCGACCTCGACCTGATCATGTCGTCGCCGGCGAAGCTCACCAATATCTTCTCCGTCCGTATCGCTGCGATCGGGATGTCGGTGACCGGCATGGCATTGCTGCTGTCGGCGCCGTTCGTCGACGTGCTAGCGATCCTCGGCGGCGCGCATTGGCTTGCGGGTTTCGGCGTCGTCGCCGCAATCGGCCTGACGGCGGCGGCGGCCGCGATCGCCATCGCGGTGCTGCTGTTCCGCCTGATCGGGCCGAGCCGGACACGGCTGGTGGCGCAGATCGTGTCCGCCATCATCGGCGCGGGCTTCGTGATCGCGCTGCAGATCGTGGCGATCTTGTCCTACGGCACGCTGTCGCGCTTTGCGGTGCTGACCTCCGACACCGCGGCGCGCATCGCACCCGGTCCGAACAGCCTCGTCTGGTGGCCGGCACGCGCTGCGCTAGGCGACCTTGAAGTGATGATGCTGCTGGTCGCCGGCGCGCTAATCATGCTCGGCGTCGTCACGGCAGTGTTCGCGCCGCGGTTTGCCGACACGGTCACGAGCGTGGCGGCCAATCCCGCGGCGGTCACGCGCAGGCGCGATCGGTCATTCCGGGTCGGCTCGCGGCAGCAGGCGCTGCGCCGGAAGGAATTCCTGCTGCTGCGCCGCGACCCGTGGCTGCTGTCGCAGAGCCTGATGCAGATGCTCTATCTGGTGCCGCCGGCGCTGATGCTGTGGCGAAGCTTCTCCGACTCGTCGACCGCGATCGTCCTGATCACGCCCGTCGTCGTGATGGCCGCGGGCCAGCTCGCCGGCGGGCTCGCCTGGCTGACGATATCAGGCGAGGACGCCGCCGATCTGGTGGCGACCGCGCCGCTGCCGCCGTCGCGCGTGGTCCGCGCCAAGATCGAGGTGGTCCTGATTGCGATCGCCGTCATCTTCGCGCCGCTGGTCGGAGCTCTTGCGTTGGTTTCACCACGGCAGGCCGCGGTGACCGCCATTGCGGTCATCGTGGCGACCGGATCAGCCGCAGCGGTCCAGCTCTGGTTCCGCGCGCAAGCCAAGCGCAGCCAGTTCCGCCGGCGCCAGACCTCCTCGCGCGTCGCGACCTTCGCGGAGGCATTCTGCTCGATCGGATGGGCCGCGACCGCAGCGCTGGCGCTGACGATTCCGGCGGCAGCCGTCGTCAGCGGAATCCTCACGGTCGTGACCCTGGCCATCGCCTGGAAGATCAGCCCGAATCGGGCGTGA
- a CDS encoding aminopeptidase, which translates to MTAHQRNLSASIDPVKLDRLAEVAVKVGLQLQPGQDLLLTAPAVAMPLVRRIAEHAYKAGAGLVTPFFSDEELTLARYRYANDASFDRAANWLYEGMAKAFGANTARLAIVGDNPMLLSGEDPTKVARASKANSMAYQPALEKIVNFDTNWNIIAYPSASWAKQVFPDDAEDVAVAKLADAIFSASRVDQDGAVAAWEKHNAKLRERTEWLNGQRFHALKYSGPGMDLTIGLADGHEWEGGASTAKNGIVCNANIPTEEVFTTPHCRRVSGHVVSSKPLSYQGTLIDNIAVKFEDGRIVEAKASRGEEVLKKVLDTDEGARRLGEVALVPHSSPISKSGLLFFNTLFDENAASHIALGQCYSKCFVNGDKLTPQQIADQGGNKSLIHIDWMIGSAHTDIDGIHADGRSVPVFRKGEWA; encoded by the coding sequence ATGACTGCACATCAACGCAACCTTTCCGCCTCGATCGATCCCGTGAAGCTTGATCGGCTCGCCGAAGTCGCGGTGAAGGTCGGCCTGCAGCTGCAGCCGGGACAGGATCTCCTGCTGACGGCACCGGCGGTGGCGATGCCGCTGGTGCGACGGATCGCCGAGCACGCCTACAAGGCCGGCGCCGGCCTGGTGACGCCGTTCTTCTCGGATGAAGAGCTCACGCTCGCCCGTTACCGCTACGCCAATGACGCGAGCTTCGATCGGGCCGCGAACTGGCTCTACGAGGGTATGGCCAAGGCCTTTGGCGCCAACACCGCGCGGCTGGCGATCGTCGGCGACAATCCGATGCTGCTGTCGGGCGAAGACCCGACCAAGGTCGCGCGCGCCAGCAAGGCCAATTCGATGGCCTACCAGCCGGCGCTGGAGAAGATCGTCAATTTCGATACCAACTGGAACATCATCGCCTATCCCAGCGCGTCCTGGGCGAAGCAGGTGTTCCCCGATGATGCCGAAGACGTCGCCGTGGCCAAGCTGGCGGACGCGATCTTCTCCGCGTCGCGAGTCGATCAGGACGGCGCCGTCGCCGCCTGGGAAAAGCACAATGCCAAGCTGCGCGAGCGCACCGAATGGCTGAACGGCCAGCGCTTCCACGCGCTGAAATATTCCGGCCCCGGAATGGATCTGACGATCGGGCTGGCTGACGGCCATGAATGGGAAGGCGGCGCCTCGACCGCCAAGAACGGCATCGTCTGCAACGCCAACATCCCGACCGAAGAGGTCTTCACCACGCCGCATTGCCGGCGCGTCAGCGGCCATGTCGTCAGCTCCAAGCCGTTGTCCTACCAGGGCACGCTGATCGACAACATTGCCGTGAAGTTCGAGGACGGCCGCATCGTCGAGGCCAAGGCCTCGCGCGGCGAGGAGGTGTTGAAGAAGGTGCTCGACACCGACGAGGGCGCGCGCCGGCTCGGCGAGGTGGCGCTGGTGCCGCATTCCTCGCCGATCTCCAAGAGCGGGCTGTTGTTCTTCAACACGCTGTTCGACGAGAACGCCGCCTCGCACATCGCGCTCGGCCAGTGCTACTCGAAGTGCTTCGTCAACGGCGACAAGCTGACGCCGCAGCAGATCGCCGACCAGGGCGGCAACAAGAGCCTGATCCATATCGACTGGATGATCGGCTCGGCCCACACCGATATCGATGGCATCCACGCCGACGGCCGCAGCGTGCCGGTGTTCCGGAAAGGTGAGTGGGCGTAA
- a CDS encoding amidohydrolase family protein, giving the protein MASTLPASASGLYANPREDWLALYTEEIIDPGRPIVDPHHHLWDRGGLRYLIEEMRDDIASGHNIVATVYVDCRSMYRADGPETFRPVGEVEFANGVAAMSASGGYGKAAICAGIVSHVNLLIGDQAKAVLEAEIAAGNGRFRGIRHSSAWDEDPNVAHMYANRPKGLLLDTTFRRGFACLAPLGLSFDAWLFHPQIGELTDLARAFPDTRIVLDHCGGPVGIGRFAGKRSETFPVWKASIQELAKCPNVVAKLGGLAMCLLGYDFHLRPKPPSSEELAAAWRPYIETCIEAFGPSRCMFESNFPPDKGQCSYQVIFNAFKRLASQYSEVEKTALFSKTARDVYRLEIG; this is encoded by the coding sequence ATGGCCAGCACTCTGCCCGCCTCCGCGAGCGGGCTCTATGCCAATCCACGCGAAGACTGGCTTGCACTATATACCGAGGAGATCATCGATCCGGGCCGGCCGATCGTCGATCCGCATCACCATCTCTGGGATCGCGGCGGATTGCGCTATCTGATCGAGGAGATGCGTGACGATATCGCCTCCGGCCACAACATCGTCGCAACCGTCTATGTCGATTGCCGCTCGATGTACCGCGCCGATGGCCCCGAAACGTTCCGTCCCGTCGGGGAGGTCGAGTTCGCCAACGGCGTTGCCGCGATGTCGGCAAGCGGCGGCTACGGCAAGGCTGCGATCTGCGCCGGCATTGTCAGCCATGTTAATCTTTTGATCGGCGACCAGGCCAAGGCCGTGCTGGAGGCGGAAATCGCCGCCGGCAATGGCCGGTTTCGCGGCATCCGCCACTCCTCGGCCTGGGACGAGGACCCCAACGTCGCCCATATGTACGCGAACCGGCCGAAGGGGCTGTTGCTGGATACCACCTTCCGGAGGGGCTTTGCCTGCCTGGCGCCGCTCGGCCTCAGCTTCGATGCCTGGCTGTTCCATCCGCAGATCGGCGAGCTCACCGACCTCGCCCGCGCCTTTCCCGACACCCGGATCGTGCTCGACCATTGCGGCGGCCCGGTCGGTATCGGCCGCTTCGCCGGCAAGCGCAGCGAGACCTTCCCGGTCTGGAAGGCCTCGATCCAGGAGCTCGCCAAATGTCCAAACGTCGTCGCCAAGCTCGGCGGGCTGGCGATGTGCCTGCTCGGCTACGACTTCCACCTCCGTCCGAAGCCGCCATCATCGGAGGAACTTGCGGCCGCCTGGCGGCCTTACATAGAAACCTGCATTGAGGCCTTTGGTCCAAGCCGTTGCATGTTCGAAAGCAACTTCCCACCTGATAAGGGTCAATGCAGCTATCAGGTGATCTTCAACGCGTTCAAACGACTGGCTTCACAATATAGCGAAGTCGAGAAGACCGCGTTGTTCTCGAAGACGGCAAGGGATGTCTATCGCCTCGAGATCGGGTAA
- a CDS encoding adenylosuccinate lyase family protein, with amino-acid sequence MPAFPTSTTVLDSVLFRDAFGTREMREVFSDLRLVSRYAEVELALAKAEARCGVIPAEAADEIAKRTDVAALDFDLLRQETDVVGHPILPLVHQMAKQCGDAGRYVHWGATTQDIMDTAVVLQLRDGLKIIEDDIAALRGILAGLSKRYRDTPMAGRTHLQQALPVTFGYKTAIWLAAFDRHAERLAQLKPRVLVGQFAGAAGTLASLGDKGFDVQQALCEELGLGVPVSTWHVARDGLAEVVNFLALVTGSLGKIALDIMIMASTEFAEVYEPFVKGRGASSTMPQKRNPISSELMLAAAKAVRQHAGLMLDAMVQDFERATGPWHAEWMAIPESFVLTAGALHQAKFALGGLIVDETRMADNLDISRGLIVAEAVMMGLAPAIGRQEAHDVVYDACRVANDKGLTLADALAADPRVASRIDRATIDRLTAPKNYLGLAPEMVDRVLTSAKR; translated from the coding sequence ATGCCCGCCTTCCCGACCTCGACCACCGTTCTCGATTCCGTACTGTTCCGCGATGCCTTCGGCACGCGCGAGATGCGCGAGGTGTTTTCCGATCTGCGGCTGGTCTCGCGCTATGCCGAGGTCGAACTCGCATTGGCAAAGGCCGAAGCGCGCTGCGGCGTGATCCCGGCGGAGGCGGCTGACGAGATCGCGAAACGCACCGATGTCGCCGCACTCGATTTCGACCTGTTGCGACAGGAAACCGACGTTGTCGGCCACCCGATCCTGCCGCTGGTGCACCAGATGGCAAAGCAATGCGGCGATGCCGGCCGTTACGTCCATTGGGGCGCGACCACGCAGGACATCATGGATACCGCCGTGGTGCTGCAGTTGCGCGACGGGCTCAAGATCATCGAGGATGACATCGCCGCGCTGCGCGGCATCCTCGCCGGTCTGTCGAAGCGCTATCGCGACACGCCGATGGCGGGCCGCACGCATCTGCAGCAGGCGCTGCCGGTGACCTTCGGCTACAAGACCGCGATCTGGCTGGCGGCGTTCGATCGCCATGCCGAACGGCTGGCGCAACTCAAGCCGCGCGTGCTGGTCGGCCAGTTCGCCGGCGCCGCCGGCACGCTCGCCTCGCTCGGCGACAAGGGATTCGACGTGCAGCAGGCGCTGTGCGAGGAGCTCGGCCTCGGCGTCCCGGTCTCGACCTGGCATGTCGCGCGCGACGGGCTGGCGGAGGTGGTGAACTTCCTCGCGCTGGTCACGGGATCGCTTGGCAAGATCGCGCTCGACATCATGATCATGGCCTCGACCGAGTTCGCCGAAGTCTATGAGCCCTTCGTGAAGGGACGCGGCGCCTCCTCGACCATGCCGCAGAAGCGCAATCCGATCTCGTCCGAGTTGATGTTGGCTGCCGCGAAGGCCGTACGCCAGCATGCCGGCCTGATGCTGGACGCGATGGTGCAGGATTTCGAGCGCGCCACGGGTCCGTGGCACGCCGAATGGATGGCGATCCCGGAGAGCTTCGTGCTGACCGCGGGCGCGCTGCATCAGGCGAAGTTCGCGCTTGGCGGCCTGATCGTCGACGAGACAAGGATGGCCGACAATCTCGACATCAGCCGCGGGCTGATCGTTGCCGAAGCCGTGATGATGGGGCTGGCGCCCGCGATCGGCCGGCAGGAGGCGCATGACGTCGTTTATGACGCCTGCCGGGTCGCCAATGACAAGGGCTTGACGCTGGCCGACGCGCTGGCGGCGGATCCGCGCGTGGCGAGCCGTATCGATCGCGCGACCATCGACCGCCTCACCGCGCCGAAGAACTATCTCGGGCTCGCGCCCGAAATGGTCGACCGGGTGCTGACGTCGGCAAAGCGGTAG
- a CDS encoding MerR family transcriptional regulator, producing MDARTPHTQAAPSALYIGDIARRSGRSVHTIRWYEAQGLMPGVIRDRGRRRVYSDYHVGWLDLLERLRLTGMSIRQLREYTALVKQGSATLRKRCALLAEHQLRVQTMIAKWTEALALVDAKIEFYDEWGAGGTRPAVSPQQRARAKRSATKA from the coding sequence ATGGATGCCCGAACACCACATACGCAGGCCGCGCCGAGCGCGCTCTACATCGGTGACATCGCGCGCCGCTCCGGCCGCAGCGTGCACACCATCCGCTGGTACGAGGCGCAGGGCCTGATGCCCGGCGTGATCAGGGATCGCGGCCGCCGGCGCGTTTACAGCGACTACCATGTCGGCTGGCTCGACCTGCTGGAGCGGCTGCGCCTGACCGGCATGTCGATCCGGCAGTTGCGGGAATATACCGCGCTGGTGAAGCAGGGCAGCGCGACCTTGCGCAAGCGCTGCGCGCTGCTCGCCGAGCACCAGCTCCGTGTCCAGACCATGATTGCAAAATGGACCGAGGCGCTCGCGCTGGTCGATGCCAAGATCGAGTTCTACGACGAATGGGGCGCGGGAGGCACGCGACCTGCGGTCTCGCCACAGCAGCGCGCCCGCGCCAAGCGGTCTGCGACCAAGGCCTGA
- a CDS encoding branched-chain amino acid ABC transporter permease: MLDFVQQLVSGIALGCVYGLIALGFVLVYKATEVVNFAQGDLMMLGGFFAFTFIGMLGLNYWVGFAGAVICMALFGMLAERLVVRPILGYPQFSIIMATIGLGYFLRSVAGMIWGTDDFKIDTPFSQGVLRIGSLVLAYDKLSVIAATVILCALLYLFFNRTTLGTAMRASSENMLAAYYMGIPVKRVVSIVWAISAAVATCAGVLLAPITFIHSNVGLVLGLKAFPAAVLGGFGSIPGAVVGGVLIGVIESMAGFYLPQGWKDVAPYIVLLAVLLLKPEGLFGVHARKKV, translated from the coding sequence ATGCTGGACTTTGTTCAGCAGCTCGTCAGCGGCATCGCGCTTGGCTGCGTTTACGGCCTGATCGCGCTTGGCTTCGTGCTGGTCTACAAGGCAACCGAGGTCGTCAATTTCGCGCAAGGCGATTTGATGATGCTGGGCGGCTTCTTCGCCTTCACCTTCATCGGCATGCTCGGGCTGAACTACTGGGTCGGCTTTGCCGGCGCGGTGATCTGCATGGCGCTGTTCGGCATGCTGGCCGAGCGGCTGGTGGTGCGGCCGATCCTCGGCTACCCGCAATTCTCCATCATCATGGCGACGATCGGGCTCGGCTATTTCCTGCGCTCGGTCGCCGGCATGATCTGGGGCACCGACGACTTCAAGATCGACACGCCGTTCAGCCAGGGCGTGTTGCGGATCGGCAGCCTGGTGCTCGCCTATGACAAGCTCTCGGTGATCGCGGCGACCGTCATCCTGTGCGCGCTGCTCTATCTGTTCTTCAACCGCACCACGCTCGGCACCGCGATGCGCGCGAGTTCCGAGAATATGCTGGCTGCCTATTATATGGGCATTCCGGTCAAGCGCGTGGTGTCGATCGTCTGGGCGATCTCGGCGGCGGTGGCGACATGCGCCGGCGTGCTGCTGGCGCCGATCACCTTCATCCATTCCAATGTCGGCCTGGTGCTGGGGTTGAAGGCGTTTCCGGCCGCGGTGCTCGGTGGTTTCGGCTCGATTCCCGGCGCCGTGGTCGGCGGTGTCCTGATCGGCGTGATCGAGAGCATGGCCGGCTTCTATCTGCCGCAGGGGTGGAAGGACGTCGCGCCCTATATCGTGCTGCTGGCAGTGCTGCTGCTCAAGCCGGAGGGCTTGTTCGGCGTTCACGCCCGCAAGAAGGTCTGA
- a CDS encoding ABC transporter ATP-binding protein, producing the protein MTAGLSALEVRGLRKRFDRPAVDALDLTVRVGEFYALLGPNGAGKTTTLRMVAGLLRPDSGSVSVLGIDALSDPVAAKQVMAWVSDEPMIYDKLTPLEYLEFVAGLWGVDPRQSETSARDLLVSLGLEPHLNERCEGFSKGMRQKVALAGALVHDPRLIILDEPLTGLDALSARHVKGLLQERVRTGCTVIMTTHILEVAERMADRIGVIAAGKLIAEGTLAELRQQNGRNDTSLEDMFIALVDTEAAAA; encoded by the coding sequence ATGACCGCAGGACTATCCGCACTCGAGGTGCGAGGGTTAAGGAAGCGTTTTGACCGCCCGGCGGTCGATGCGCTCGATCTCACCGTGCGTGTCGGCGAGTTCTACGCGCTGCTCGGGCCGAACGGCGCCGGCAAGACCACGACCCTGCGCATGGTCGCGGGCCTGCTGCGGCCCGACTCCGGCTCGGTGTCGGTGCTCGGCATCGATGCGCTCTCAGATCCGGTCGCCGCCAAGCAGGTGATGGCCTGGGTGTCGGACGAGCCGATGATCTACGACAAGCTGACCCCGCTGGAGTACCTCGAATTCGTCGCCGGCCTGTGGGGCGTCGATCCCAGGCAGTCCGAGACGTCGGCGCGCGATCTCCTGGTGTCGCTCGGGCTCGAGCCGCATCTCAACGAGCGCTGCGAGGGATTCTCCAAGGGCATGCGCCAGAAGGTGGCGCTCGCCGGTGCGCTGGTGCACGATCCCCGCCTGATCATTCTCGACGAGCCGCTCACCGGCCTCGACGCGCTGTCGGCGCGCCATGTGAAGGGCCTGCTGCAGGAGCGCGTGCGCACCGGCTGCACCGTGATCATGACGACCCACATTCTCGAGGTCGCCGAGCGCATGGCCGACCGGATCGGCGTGATCGCAGCCGGCAAATTGATCGCCGAAGGCACGCTCGCCGAATTGCGCCAGCAGAACGGACGCAACGACACCAGCCTGGAAGACATGTTCATCGCGCTGGTCGATACTGAAGCGGCGGCCGCGTGA
- a CDS encoding aldo/keto reductase: MTNSSKLPHRKLGHDGPQVSAIGLGCMSLSGVYGASDDASTPDLIRHAIDQGIDFLDSADLYGWGHNEELLGRSLKGLRDKVVIATKFGQVKTATGQGVDGRPAYVQQACEASLKRLGIETIDLYYQHRIDPNVPIEDTVGAMARLVEQGKVRHLGLCEARPETIRRAHKVHPLAAVQTEYSLLYRSEAEETLQTTRALGISFVAYSPLGRGFLTGQIQSQADIAGDRRGDHPRFAGDNFARNRELVGGIVAIAREKGCTPSQLVLAWLLAQGQDIVPIPGTKQRARLDENIGALDVTLSPDEIARISATIPPGAAAGERYPAGAMKAVYL, from the coding sequence ATGACAAATTCCAGCAAGCTCCCGCACCGCAAGCTCGGCCATGACGGCCCGCAGGTTTCCGCCATCGGGCTTGGTTGCATGTCGCTGTCCGGCGTCTATGGCGCCAGTGACGACGCGTCGACACCCGACTTGATCCGGCACGCCATCGACCAGGGGATCGATTTCCTCGACAGCGCCGACCTCTATGGCTGGGGTCACAATGAGGAGCTGCTGGGCCGCTCTCTCAAGGGTCTGCGCGATAAGGTCGTGATCGCGACCAAGTTCGGCCAGGTCAAGACCGCGACAGGCCAGGGCGTCGACGGACGGCCGGCCTATGTCCAGCAGGCCTGCGAGGCGAGCCTGAAGCGGCTCGGCATCGAGACCATCGACCTTTATTACCAGCACCGGATCGATCCCAACGTCCCGATCGAGGACACCGTCGGCGCGATGGCGCGTCTCGTCGAGCAAGGCAAGGTCCGCCATCTCGGCCTGTGCGAGGCGCGCCCCGAAACCATTCGCCGCGCCCATAAGGTCCACCCGCTGGCTGCGGTGCAGACCGAATATTCCCTGCTCTACCGCAGCGAGGCCGAGGAAACGCTGCAGACCACACGCGCCCTCGGCATCTCTTTCGTCGCCTATTCGCCGCTCGGCCGCGGTTTCCTGACCGGGCAGATCCAGTCGCAGGCCGACATTGCCGGCGATCGCCGCGGCGACCATCCGCGCTTTGCCGGCGATAACTTCGCCCGCAACCGCGAACTCGTCGGCGGCATCGTGGCGATCGCGCGCGAGAAGGGCTGCACGCCGTCGCAGCTCGTGCTGGCCTGGCTGCTGGCCCAGGGCCAGGACATCGTGCCGATCCCCGGCACCAAGCAGCGCGCGCGGCTGGACGAGAATATCGGCGCGCTCGACGTGACGCTTTCGCCGGACGAGATTGCGCGGATTTCGGCGACGATCCCGCCCGGGGCCGCAGCAGGCGAGCGCTATCCGGCGGGCGCGATGAAAGCGGTGTATCTGTGA